The Pseudonocardia broussonetiae DNA segment ACCGCCGCCTCGCGCCGGTCAAGGCCGCGGTGCTGCCGCTGAGCCGCAACGCCGACCTCTCGCCCAAGGCCCGCGACCTCGCCGCACAGCTGCGCAAGAACTGGAACATCGAGTTCGACGACGCCGGCGCCATCGGCCGCCGCTACCGCCGCCAGGACGAGATCGGCACGCCGTTCTGCATCACGGTCGACTTCGACACCCTCAACGACGAGGCCGTGACCATCCGCGAGCGCGACTCCATGGCCCAGGAGCGCGTGGCCCTGGACCAGGTGGAGGGCTACCTCGCGACGCGCCTGCTCGGCTGCTGAGCGGACGCGCCCCGGGAAGCGGCGTCAGGGGCGGTAGGCCAGGAGCTGGACGCCCAGCTCCGCCTCCGCCCGCTGCAGCTCCGCGACCTGCGCGTCGGTGAGCGGGGCGTAGGGGGTCTGCGGGGCGTACGCGACGAGGGGCACGCCGAGCTGCGACTCCAGCGCGCGGACCTTCGCCAGCGCGGTGTCGTCGAGATCGGCCGGTCGCAGGGTCGGGGCGCTCATCGCGGCATCGTAGGACCGCCGGCGGGGGTGCCGCGAGTCCGCGGCACCCCGACCGGGTGGCTCAGGCCGGGTGGCTCAAGCCGGGTGGGCTCAGGCCGGAGCGGGCATCAGCCGGTCGAGCAGGTCCTGCAGCGTGACCAGGCCGAGCAGCTCGCCGTCGGACTCCACGAGCGCCAGGTGGTTGCGCTCCTCGCGCATCGCCCGCAGCGCGTCGTGGATGGCGGTGTCGGCGGACAGCGTGGCCACCGGCCGCATCAGGTCGGCCGCCGTGGTGGTGGCCGGGCCGGCCAGCGCGTCGCGGACGTGCACGACGCCGACCGGGCGCTCCTGCGCGTCACCGACGACGAGCCGCAGGTGCCCGCTGGTGCGCGAGGCCTCCCGGATCTGCTCGACGGTGGCGGTCGCCGGCACGCCGGCCACCTCCGCGCGCGGGCGCACGATGTCGCGCAGCGGGGCGCGGTCGAGGTCGAGCGCGGAGAGGATCTGGTCGCGCTGGTCGGAGTCCAGGTCGCCGGTGCTGGCCGAGTGGTCGACCAGCTCGCGCAGGTCGTCGGGGTTGCGGCCCTCGCCGAGCTCGTCGACCGGCTCCACGCCGACGCGGCGCAGGCACCAGTTCGCCATGCCGTTGAGCGCGAGCAGCAGCGGCCGGGTGAGGACCATGAACCCGCGCATGGGCAGCGCGAGCAGCGTCGCCGAGCGCTCGGGGTGCGCGATGGCCCACGACTTCGGGGCCATCTCACCCACCACGAGGTGCAGGAACGTGACGACGACGAGCGACAGCACGAACGACAGCACCCCGGCCAGCGACTCGTTGAGGCCCCCGAACAGCGGGGCCAGCAGCGACTCCACGGCGGGCTTGCTCACCGCGCCGAGGCCGAGCACGCACAGCGTGATGCCCAGCTGCGAGCCGGCGAGCAGCAGCGAGAGGTCCTTCGCGCTCCTCAGCGCGGCCCGGGCGGCCGCGCTGGTCTCGGCGGCCTCCTCGAGCCGGTAGCGGCGGGCCGCCACGAGCGCGAACTCGATGGCGACGAAGAACGCGCTCAGCGCGACGAGCGCGACGGTGATCCAGAGGGAGACGGCGGTGCTCATGCCGGCACCTCCGCGGCGACCGGGGCCGGGACGAAGGCCAGGCGGACGGTGGCCGGCACGCGCCGCTCCACCGTGACGACCTCGACGGACAGCCGCCGCCCCTCGTCGGCCTCCAGGACGACGGTGTCGCCGACCTCGGGCAGCTGCTGCAGCCGGTCGATGACCAGACCGCCGATGGTGTGGAAGTCGCCGTCGGGCAGGTCGGCGTCGACGAGGCGCTCGACCTCGTCGATGTTGAGCGTGCCGGGCACGGTCCAGTCGCCGTCGCCGACGCGGATGGCGTCGCGCCCGGCGGGGTCGTGCTCGTCGGTGATCTCGCCGATCAGCTCCTCGGCGATGTCCTCCATCGTGACGACGCCGGCCAGGCCGCCGTACTCGTCGACGACGCAGGCGAACTCGTCGTCGGCCTCGCGCAGCCGCTCCAGCACCGCGGGCAGCGGCAGGGACGCGGGCACGAGGACGGGCGTGCGGGCTATGTCGGCCACCCGGACTGCGCTGAGGCTCTGCCCATAACCGTCGGGGCCCTCCAGCGACAGCACGTCGCGCAGGCAGATGACGCCCACGACGTCGTCGGCGCCGTCACCGAGCACCGGCAGCCGGGAGTGCCCCGACGCCATGATCGCGACGAGCTCGGCCACCGTCTGGTCGGCCTGCACCGACGCCACCCGCGGGCGGGGGATCATCGCGGCGCGGGCCGTGCGGTCGGTGAAGTCGAGGACGCGGTCGAGCAGGACCGAGAGCTCCTCGTCGATGTCGCCGCTGTCGCGGGACTCGTCGACGATGGCCTCCAGGTCGCGCGGCGTGGCCGAGTGCTCGACGTCGTGCACGGGCTCGATCCGCAGGGCCCTGAGCAGCAGGTTCGAGGCCGCGTCGAAGATCCGGATGAGCCAGCCGAACACGCGCAGGTAGACGGCGGTGGACAGCGCGAGCGCGCGGGCCACCGGCTCGGGACGGGCGATGGCGAGGTTCTTCGGGAACAGCTCGCCGAAGACCATCTGGACGACGGTCGCGAACAGCAGGGCCAGGCCCGTGCCGATCGCGATGCCGACGCCCTGCGGCACGCCGACGCCGCCGAGCAGCGTGCCGACGCTCTCGCCGATCAGCGGCTCGGCCACGTACCCGACCAGCAGGCCGGTGACGGTGATGCCGAGCTGGGCGCCCGAGAGCATGAACGAGGTGCGGTCGGTGATGCCGAGCGCCCGCTGCGCACCGGCGTCGCCCGCGCCTGCGCGGGCCTTGAGCCGGGAGCGGTCGACGGCCATGTAGCCGAACTCCTGGGCGACGAAGTAGCCGGTCAGCGCGGTGATGGCGAGGACGACGGCGATGCCGAGGAGGAGGGAGAGGATCGTGCTGATCACGTGCACCGCCCTGCGAGGGCGGTGCACGTACTGTCGGACGGGTCCATGGTTCCTGTCTCGTGAGGGCCCGAACTCGGGCGTTCCGCCCGGTTCGACGCGGGGCGCCTGCCGATGGTTCCCGGGGCGCCCGGCGATCTTCGCCAGGATACGGGCCCCGGTCCCCGGTCGTCGCGTCCGGACGGGCCGCTGTCACCGGCTTCACCCTCCGGGGCACCGCTACCCTGGCGACTGTGAGTGCCTCCCTCCGTGATCTCGGTTCGTCCCTGCGCCGCCTGTCCGGTTCGGGCGTGGGCGTCGTGCGGGTGCTGTCGCGCCACGGCTTCGGCACCGTCGAGAGCGGGCAGATCGTCGTCGGCACGGCGGGCGGGGAGCGCGCGGGCGAGCTCTACCGCGGCGCGCTCGACGACTCCGCCCTGCCGCTGGTCGCCGAGTCCGTCGCCGGCCCCGGCACGCGCGACGCGCACGTCGCCGAGTCCGCGGCGATCGACGCCGGGCTCGCCTGCGCGGGCGGCGCCACGCTGCTCGGGCACCCGCTGCCCGCCGGCCACGCCGAGGTGCTCGGCGCGGCGCTGGAGAACGGCACGCCCGCCGCGCTGGTGTCCACCGCCGACGGCGCCACGGTGCTGGTCCTCACCGGGCCGGGCCTGGAGACCGTCACCGGTGCGCTGGGTTCCGCGGCCCTCGACGAAGCGGCCGTCACCGCCGCCCGCGCCCTGCTGCGGCGCGGCGCGACCGTCACCGAGGTCGTGCCCACCGAGGCCGGCGACCTGCTGCTCGACCTGTGGGTGCCGGTGCCGTCGGTGCTGGTCGTGGGCGCGGGGGCGATCGGCGACGCCCTGGCGCGCCAGGCCGACCTGCTCGGCTGGGCGGCGCGCTCCGAGTCCGACCTCGACGCCACCGTCGCCGCCGTCGAGGCGTTCACCGACGCCGACGTCCTGGTGCTGCTCGACCACGACCCCGCCTTCGACGCCGCCCTGCTCGCCGGTCTGCGCCACGGCCGGGGCTTCCTCGGCGCGCTCGGCTCCCGCCGCACCCAGGCCGCGCGGCGCGAGCGGTTGCTGGCCGCGGGCGTCACCGAGGACGGGCTGGCCCGCGTGCACGGCCCGGTCGGGCTCGACATCGGCGCGCGCACACCGGCCGAGACCGCGGTGTCGATCGTCGCGCAGGTCGTGGCCGAGCGGGCCGGCCGCGCGGGCGCCGCGCTGGCCGCGGCACCGGGGCGGATCGGCGCATGAGCGTCCCGGCGTCGCCGTACCACCGCGACGAGGCGCCGACCGTCCGCCTGCGCCCGCCCGCCCGCCGCCGGGCCGCGTGGTTCACCCGGCTCGTCGCCGGTGCGCTGCTGCTGGCCGCGCTCATCGTCGGCGGCACCGCCTTCCGGGTGTGGCAGGTGGCGCGCGTCGACGACCGCCGCCCCGTCGACGCCGTCGTGGTGCTCGGCGCCGCCCAGTACGACGGGGAGCCCAGCTCGATCTTCGCGTGGCGGCTGCGGCACGCGCAGGTGCTCTACGAGGAGGGCGTCGCGCCGCTGATCGTCACCACCGGGGGCTCGGCCGTCGGCGACGCCTTCACCGAGGCGCAGGCCGGGCGTGACTACCTGATCGAGCGTGGCGTGCCCGCCGACGCGATCGTCGCGGTGGGGGAGGGCTCCGACACCCTGCGCAGCCTGGAGGCCGTCGCCGCGCGCGCCGAGGCCGACGGCTGGAGCACCGCGCTCGTCGTCAGCGACCCGTGGCACTCGCTGCGCGCCCGCACGATGGCCCGCGACGCCGGGCTCGAGGCGTGGAGCTCGCCCACCCGCAGCGGGCCCGCGGTGCAGACGCGCGAGACGCAGTTCCGCTACATCCTGCGCGAGACCGCGGCGCTGCTGTTCTACCGGCTGACGCACGCCTCGGTCGACACCGGCGGCGACGACTCGGGCCTCGGCTGAGCGTGCCCGACACGTACCCCGTGCCCGCCTACTCCGTGCCTGCCTACTCCGCGCACGACCGGGAGCGCCTGCTGCCCGAGCCGCCCAAGACCGGCAGCGAGCGGCGCACGCCGTTCTCCCGCGACCGCGCGCGCGTCCTGCACTCCGCGGCGCTGCGGCGGCTCGCGGGCAAGACGCAGGTCGTCGGGCCGGGGGAGGGCGCGGAAATCAGCGGCGTGCCGCGGACCCGGCTCACGCACTCCCTGGAGGTCGCGCAGATCGGGCGCGGGATCGCCGAGGAGCTGGGCTGCGACCCCGACGTCGTCGACACCGCGGGGCTCGCGCACGACATCGGGCACCCGCCGTTCGGGCACAACGGCGAGGTCGCGCTCGACGCGTGGGGTGCCGCGTGCGGCGGGTTCGAGGGCAACGCGCAGACGCTGCGGATCCTCACCCGGCTCGAGCCCAAGATCGGCCACGGCGACGTCGCGGCCGGGCTGAACCTCACCCGCGCCACCCTCGACGCGTCGGCCAAGTACCCGTGGGAGCGCCGGCCCGACACGACGAAGTACGGCGCGTACGCCGACGACGCGGCCGTGCTGGCCTGGGTCCGCGACGGCGCGCCCGCGGGCCGGCGGTGCCTGGAGTCGCAGGTCATGGACTGGTCCGACGACGTCGCGTACTCGGTGCACGACGTCGAGGACGGCATCCTGTCCGGCCGGATCGACCTCGCCGCGCTGGGCTCGCCCACCGAGCGCGCCGCGCTCGCCGCCGCCGCGGTGTCGCACTTCGGCGCCGACCCCGGCGCGCTCGACGAGGCCGGTTCCGTGCTGCTCGCGCTGCCCGTCGTCGCCGCGGTGCGGGGGTTCCGCCCGTCCACGGCCACGACGTCCGCGCACGTCGCGCTCAAGCGGCTGACCAGCGAGCTCGTCGGCCGGTTCGTGCTCGCCGCCGTCGACGCCACGCGTGCGACGCACGGCGACCGCCCGCTCGTCCGCTACGCCGCCGACCTCGTCGTCCCGCCCCGCGCGGCCGCCGAGGTGGCGCTGCTCAAGGCCGTCGCCCTGCGCTACGTCATGAGCGACCCACAGCGCCTGGCCATGCAGCGGCGCCAGCGCGAGCTGCTCGCCGAGCTCGCCGACGCCCTGCTCGCCGGGGCGCCCGCCGCGCTGGACCCGGTGCTCGCCGAGGACTGGCTCGCCGCCGCCGACGACGCGGCCCGGCGGCGCGTGGTCGTCGACCAGGTCGCGCTGCTCACCGACCAGCAGGCCGTCGCCCGCCACCGCGCGCTGACCGAGGGGGTCGGTGCGGCGCAGGCGTAGGACCCGCAGGTGTGACGCCCGTCATGTCCCGTCACGCCGGCCTCCGGCTCCCCGTCCCACGGGCAGGACGCACGACGAGCGGTGGAGGACGGCATGGCACGGATCGAGGCGGTGCCCGCGCAGCGGGCCGGGGTGCTCGGGCGACTGGTGTACCGGGTGCTGGAGAAGCGGTTCGGGGCGGTGCCGGAGCCGATCGCGGTCGCGCGGCACCACCGCGGCCTGTTCTGGGCGGGGCTGGTGTCGGAGCTGTCCTACGAGCGCGCGTCGCGGGTGCTGCCCGCGCGGCTGCGCGACCTCGCGGTCTACCGGGTCGCGACGGTCGTCGGGTGCGCGTGGTGCGTCGACTTCGGCACGATGCTGCAGCGCCTGGAGGGCCTGGACGTGGAGCGCCTGCGCCACGTCGACGACCACGCGACGAGCCCGCTGTTCACCGACGACGAGCGCCTCGCGATCGCCTACGCCGACGCCGTGACGGCGCAGCCGCCGACCGTCACCGACGCGCAGGTCGCGGAGCTGGAGGCGGCGCTGGGGCCCGCCGGGCTGCTGGAGCTCACGCACGCGATCGCGCTGGAGAACATGCGCGCCCGGATGAACCACGCGCTGGGGATCACCGACCAGGGCTTCGACGCGGCGTGCGCGGTGCGATCTTCGCGGGGTTGAGCACGCTGTGCAGGCCGACGATCCGGCCGTCGTCCACCGTGAGCACGGTGACGGCGGCCGGGTCGTGCGTGACGAGGCCCAGGTCGCCGTTGACCAGCGCCACCTCGCCCTGCAGCATCCCCGGCCCGTAGCGGACCAGCAGGCCCAGCAGCAGCCGCGCGACCTTCTCGGCCCCGACGACGGGCCGCCGCGCCGCGGCCACCTCGCCGCCGCCGTCGTTGACGAGCACGACGTCGGGGTGCAGGACGGCGAGCAGCGCCCGCACGTCGGCGTGGGCCATCGCGTCGGCGAACGCGGCCAGCGCCGCCTGCTGCTCCTCGGTGCGCGGCCGGGGCGGGACCGGCGCGGCGGCGACGATCCGGCGCGCCCGCGCCGCGTGCTGGCGGGCCGTCGGCTCCGGGCAGTCGAGCACGGCGGCGATCTCGGCGTAGGGGAGCGCGAGCGCCTCGTGCAGCACGAACGCGACCCGCTGGGGCGCGCTGAGCCGCTCCAGCACGACCATCGCGGCCATCCGCACGTCCTCGTGGAGCACCACGGCGTGCAGCGGGTCGTCCGGGTCGTCGCCGGTGAGCAGCGGCTCGGGCAGCCACGGGCCGACGTAGCGCTCGCGGCGGGCCGCGCTCGACCGGAGCCGGTCCAGACACAGGCGGGCGACGACGGTCGTGAGCCAGGCGCGCAGGTCGTCGGGCGCGGTGTCCTGCGCCGCGTAGCGCAGCCACGCCTCCTGCACCGCGTCCTCGGCGTCGGCGAGGCGCCCGGTGATCCGGTAGCCCACCCGCAGCAGGTGGGCGCGCTCGACCTCGAACGCCGCCGGATCGGCCGGGCCCACGGTCAGCCCGCCGCCCGCGACGCGGGCAGCGCCGACACCGGCAGGGGCTCGCCGGGGCAGCCCTCCAGGATCCGGGCGATGGCGTCG contains these protein-coding regions:
- a CDS encoding hemolysin family protein, which gives rise to MSTAVSLWITVALVALSAFFVAIEFALVAARRYRLEEAAETSAAARAALRSAKDLSLLLAGSQLGITLCVLGLGAVSKPAVESLLAPLFGGLNESLAGVLSFVLSLVVVTFLHLVVGEMAPKSWAIAHPERSATLLALPMRGFMVLTRPLLLALNGMANWCLRRVGVEPVDELGEGRNPDDLRELVDHSASTGDLDSDQRDQILSALDLDRAPLRDIVRPRAEVAGVPATATVEQIREASRTSGHLRLVVGDAQERPVGVVHVRDALAGPATTTAADLMRPVATLSADTAIHDALRAMREERNHLALVESDGELLGLVTLQDLLDRLMPAPA
- a CDS encoding hemolysin family protein; this translates as MISTILSLLLGIAVVLAITALTGYFVAQEFGYMAVDRSRLKARAGAGDAGAQRALGITDRTSFMLSGAQLGITVTGLLVGYVAEPLIGESVGTLLGGVGVPQGVGIAIGTGLALLFATVVQMVFGELFPKNLAIARPEPVARALALSTAVYLRVFGWLIRIFDAASNLLLRALRIEPVHDVEHSATPRDLEAIVDESRDSGDIDEELSVLLDRVLDFTDRTARAAMIPRPRVASVQADQTVAELVAIMASGHSRLPVLGDGADDVVGVICLRDVLSLEGPDGYGQSLSAVRVADIARTPVLVPASLPLPAVLERLREADDEFACVVDEYGGLAGVVTMEDIAEELIGEITDEHDPAGRDAIRVGDGDWTVPGTLNIDEVERLVDADLPDGDFHTIGGLVIDRLQQLPEVGDTVVLEADEGRRLSVEVVTVERRVPATVRLAFVPAPVAAEVPA
- a CDS encoding XdhC family protein is translated as MSASLRDLGSSLRRLSGSGVGVVRVLSRHGFGTVESGQIVVGTAGGERAGELYRGALDDSALPLVAESVAGPGTRDAHVAESAAIDAGLACAGGATLLGHPLPAGHAEVLGAALENGTPAALVSTADGATVLVLTGPGLETVTGALGSAALDEAAVTAARALLRRGATVTEVVPTEAGDLLLDLWVPVPSVLVVGAGAIGDALARQADLLGWAARSESDLDATVAAVEAFTDADVLVLLDHDPAFDAALLAGLRHGRGFLGALGSRRTQAARRERLLAAGVTEDGLARVHGPVGLDIGARTPAETAVSIVAQVVAERAGRAGAALAAAPGRIGA
- a CDS encoding YdcF family protein is translated as MSVPASPYHRDEAPTVRLRPPARRRAAWFTRLVAGALLLAALIVGGTAFRVWQVARVDDRRPVDAVVVLGAAQYDGEPSSIFAWRLRHAQVLYEEGVAPLIVTTGGSAVGDAFTEAQAGRDYLIERGVPADAIVAVGEGSDTLRSLEAVAARAEADGWSTALVVSDPWHSLRARTMARDAGLEAWSSPTRSGPAVQTRETQFRYILRETAALLFYRLTHASVDTGGDDSGLG
- a CDS encoding deoxyguanosinetriphosphate triphosphohydrolase; translation: MPDTYPVPAYSVPAYSAHDRERLLPEPPKTGSERRTPFSRDRARVLHSAALRRLAGKTQVVGPGEGAEISGVPRTRLTHSLEVAQIGRGIAEELGCDPDVVDTAGLAHDIGHPPFGHNGEVALDAWGAACGGFEGNAQTLRILTRLEPKIGHGDVAAGLNLTRATLDASAKYPWERRPDTTKYGAYADDAAVLAWVRDGAPAGRRCLESQVMDWSDDVAYSVHDVEDGILSGRIDLAALGSPTERAALAAAAVSHFGADPGALDEAGSVLLALPVVAAVRGFRPSTATTSAHVALKRLTSELVGRFVLAAVDATRATHGDRPLVRYAADLVVPPRAAAEVALLKAVALRYVMSDPQRLAMQRRQRELLAELADALLAGAPAALDPVLAEDWLAAADDAARRRVVVDQVALLTDQQAVARHRALTEGVGAAQA
- a CDS encoding carboxymuconolactone decarboxylase family protein translates to MARIEAVPAQRAGVLGRLVYRVLEKRFGAVPEPIAVARHHRGLFWAGLVSELSYERASRVLPARLRDLAVYRVATVVGCAWCVDFGTMLQRLEGLDVERLRHVDDHATSPLFTDDERLAIAYADAVTAQPPTVTDAQVAELEAALGPAGLLELTHAIALENMRARMNHALGITDQGFDAACAVRSSRG
- the sigJ gene encoding RNA polymerase sigma factor SigJ, yielding MGPADPAAFEVERAHLLRVGYRITGRLADAEDAVQEAWLRYAAQDTAPDDLRAWLTTVVARLCLDRLRSSAARRERYVGPWLPEPLLTGDDPDDPLHAVVLHEDVRMAAMVVLERLSAPQRVAFVLHEALALPYAEIAAVLDCPEPTARQHAARARRIVAAAPVPPRPRTEEQQAALAAFADAMAHADVRALLAVLHPDVVLVNDGGGEVAAARRPVVGAEKVARLLLGLLVRYGPGMLQGEVALVNGDLGLVTHDPAAVTVLTVDDGRIVGLHSVLNPAKIAPRTPRRSPGR